From Xiphophorus hellerii strain 12219 chromosome 9, Xiphophorus_hellerii-4.1, whole genome shotgun sequence, a single genomic window includes:
- the LOC116725432 gene encoding uncharacterized protein LOC116725432 isoform X4, whose amino-acid sequence MVRTLVSHLMDQYGENPSSDTKAILASSIVDQFPCLRDSHGTGYDAWFTRGRQHRPATGFLEERLRNVRKRHQPRKKMLSAPEAPPKRSSLPEPTISAERAIQMTEWLKNNFWPADQVVQYMRETAVYRAGWIRSSGTIPMQQIFAEFPRLLDTPGMILQDFAVLYPQSCGKLTENWNTLFSSKVIRMGKKEESGLLPEIELLPQDKQGDVALQLLPKLLSAVPYRVGRKVVRPSNLEVQQAFIDVQPIGTNMVEYLGSTATEHPRVLMLGDRYCCSQAFVVINGTALEYPSLLGAVDGCFKSFFVFDVSYPKSCIQIWDFLQTVIYEIPGNESPPIKLMRAQLEAMEE is encoded by the exons ATGGTCAGAACACTTGTGTCACACCTGATGGATCAATATGGAGAAAA ccCATCTTCAGACACTAAAGCAATTCTGGCATCTTCGATTGTGGACCAGTTTCCATGTTTAAGAGACAGCCATGGCACAGGATAT gACGCCTGGTTTACCCGCGGAAGACAACACAGGCCAGCAACTGGCTTTCTGGAGGAGCGTCTCCGTAATGTAAGGAAAAGGCATCAACCAAGGAAGAAGATGCTTTCAGCCCCAGAAGCTCCACCAAAAAGATCAAGTTTGCCTG aacCAACCATCAGTGCTGAGCGTGCCATCCAGATGACAGAATGGCTAAAAAATAACTTCTGGCCCGCAGACCAGGTTGTCCAATACATGCGGGAAACTGCAGTATATCGCGCAGGATGGATCCGCTCAAGTGGGACAATCCCAATGCAGCAGATTTTTGCAGAGTTCCCACGTTTGTTGGACACACCAGGGATG ATTTTGCAGGACTTTGCCGTTTTATATCCACAGTCTTGTGGAAAACTGACAGAGAACTGGAACACCTTGTTCTCATCAAAGGTCATTCGCATGGGGAAGAAGGAGGAGAGCGGTCTTCTGCCTGAGATTGAGTTGCTTCCACAAG ACAAACAAGGTGACGTGGCACTGCAGCTGCTGCCAAAACTCCTCTCTGCTGTTCCCTACAGAGTTGGGCGAAAGGTGGTCAGACCCAGCAACCTTGAAGTCCAGCAAGCCTTCATTGATGTCCAGCCA ATTGGGACAAATATGGTGGAATATCTTGGAAGTACAGCAACAGAGCATCCACGTGTTCTCATGCTTGGGGACAGGTATTGTTGTTCCCAAGCATTTGTCGTCATAAATGGAACTGCTTTGGAATATCCATCTCTTTTGGGGGCCGTTGACGGCTGTTTCAAATCATTCTTCGTTTTTGATGTGAGTTATCCGAAGTCGTGTATCCAGATTTGGGATTTTCTCCAAACTGTGATATATGAAATCCCAGGAAACGAGTCACCCCCGATAAAATTAATGAGGGCACAGTTGGAGGCCATGGAAGAATAA
- the rnf11b gene encoding RING finger protein 11b: MGNCLKSPTSDDISLLHESQSDRASYGDGADLDQEPPPPYQEQIHVPIYHPTPSQARLATQLTEEEQVRIAQRIGLIQHLPKGVYDPGRDGSEKKIRECVICMMDFVYGDPIRFLPCMHIYHMDCIDDWLMRSFTCPSCMEPVDAALLSSYETN, encoded by the exons ATGGGAAACTGTTTGAAATCTCCGACCTCGGATGATATATCTTTGCTGCATGAATCCCAGTCGGACCGAGCCAGTTATGGAGACGGTGCTGACCTGGATCAGGAGCCACCGCCCCCTTATCAG GAGCAGATCCACGTGCCTATCTACCACCCAACACCCAGCCAGGCCCGACTGGCCACTCAGCTGACTGAAGAGGAGCAGGTCCGCATCGCTCAACGCATCGGACTCATCCAGCACCTTCCGAAGGGTGTGTACGACCCAGGCCGCGATGGCTCTGAAAAGAAGATCAGAGA GTGTGTCATCTGCATGATGGACTTTGTTTATGGAGACCCCATCCGGTTCCTGCCCTGCATGCACATCTACCACATGGACTGTATAGACGACTGGCTGATGAGATCCTTCACTTGCCCCTCCTGCATGGAGCCTGTGGACGCAGCATTGCTCTCCTCCTACGAGACCAACTGA
- the cdkn2c gene encoding cyclin-dependent kinase 4 inhibitor C, with protein sequence MACRSDLLCNASACGKLEEVLDLLKAGADVNGLNEFRRTPLQVAMLGNTELVRALLAAGADPNARDHILNLTVTHDAAREGFAETVRELVNHGADVNLADQIGNLPLHLAAREGHLEVVRVLLDLTEDPRRANQQGHTALWLARDFNRAETADFIEQYLDPE encoded by the exons ATGGCGTGCCGATCAGACCTGCTCTGCAATGCCTCAGCGTGTGGGAAGCTGGAAGAGGTGTTGGATTTATTGAAAGCTGGAGCTGATGTTAATGGACTGAATGAGTTTAGGAGGACTCCTCTGCAG GTGGCGATGCTCGGAAACACCGAGCTCGTCCGGGCTCTACTCGCGGCAGGAGCTGATCCCAACGCGCGAGACCACATCCTAAACCTCACCGTGACTCACGACGCCGCACGCGAAGGTTTTGCGGAGACCGTGCGTGAGCTCGTAAATCACGGAGCGGATGTGAATCTCGCGGACCAAATCGGCAACCTGCCTCTGCATCTGGCCGCAAGGGAGGGGCACCTGGAGGTGGTGAGGGTTCTCCTGGACCTCACCGAGGACCCCCGGAGGGCCAACCAGCAGGGACACACCGCGCTGTGGCTGGCACGAGACTTCAATCGCGCAGAGACGGCTGATTTCATTGAGCAATATCTGGACCCTGAGTGA
- the LOC116725432 gene encoding uncharacterized protein LOC116725432 isoform X2: MDEFVKQKLTEWKLSDLIPAFEAENIDEESFFLLDANCLTSLIPHLGPRLKFQRHFAKFLENIREILSASPEGRPVVISLDGNQHISIRERRCMVRTLVSHLMDQYGENPSSDTKAILASSIVDQFPCLRDSHGTGYDAWFTRGRQHRPATGFLEERLRNVRKRHQPRKKMLSAPEAPPKRSSLPEPTISAERAIQMTEWLKNNFWPADQVVQYMRETAVYRAGWIRSSGTIPMQQIFAEFPRLLDTPGMILQDFAVLYPQSCGKLTENWNTLFSSKVIRMGKKEESGLLPEIELLPQDKQGDVALQLLPKLLSAVPYRVGRKVVRPSNLEVQQAFIDVQPIGTNMVEYLGSTATEHPRVLMLGDRYCCSQAFVVINGTALEYPSLLGAVDGCFKSFFVFDVSYPKSCIQIWDFLQTVIYEIPGNESPPIKLMRAQLEAMEE; encoded by the exons ATGGATGAGTTTGTAAAACAGAAGCTGACTGAATGGAAACTTTCTGACCTAATCCCTGCTTTTGAAG CTGAAAACATTGATGAAGAAAGCTTCTTTCTTTTGGATGCTAACTGCCTGACATCCCTGATTCCTCACCTTGGTCCTCGTCTGAAATTTCAACGTCATTTTGCAAAATTTCTCGAG AACATCCGTGAGATCCTCAGTGCCTCCCCTGAAGGTAGACCTGTGGTTATCAGTCTTGATGGAAATCAGCATATATCCATTCGTGAAAGACGGTGCATGGTCAGAACACTTGTGTCACACCTGATGGATCAATATGGAGAAAA ccCATCTTCAGACACTAAAGCAATTCTGGCATCTTCGATTGTGGACCAGTTTCCATGTTTAAGAGACAGCCATGGCACAGGATAT gACGCCTGGTTTACCCGCGGAAGACAACACAGGCCAGCAACTGGCTTTCTGGAGGAGCGTCTCCGTAATGTAAGGAAAAGGCATCAACCAAGGAAGAAGATGCTTTCAGCCCCAGAAGCTCCACCAAAAAGATCAAGTTTGCCTG aacCAACCATCAGTGCTGAGCGTGCCATCCAGATGACAGAATGGCTAAAAAATAACTTCTGGCCCGCAGACCAGGTTGTCCAATACATGCGGGAAACTGCAGTATATCGCGCAGGATGGATCCGCTCAAGTGGGACAATCCCAATGCAGCAGATTTTTGCAGAGTTCCCACGTTTGTTGGACACACCAGGGATG ATTTTGCAGGACTTTGCCGTTTTATATCCACAGTCTTGTGGAAAACTGACAGAGAACTGGAACACCTTGTTCTCATCAAAGGTCATTCGCATGGGGAAGAAGGAGGAGAGCGGTCTTCTGCCTGAGATTGAGTTGCTTCCACAAG ACAAACAAGGTGACGTGGCACTGCAGCTGCTGCCAAAACTCCTCTCTGCTGTTCCCTACAGAGTTGGGCGAAAGGTGGTCAGACCCAGCAACCTTGAAGTCCAGCAAGCCTTCATTGATGTCCAGCCA ATTGGGACAAATATGGTGGAATATCTTGGAAGTACAGCAACAGAGCATCCACGTGTTCTCATGCTTGGGGACAGGTATTGTTGTTCCCAAGCATTTGTCGTCATAAATGGAACTGCTTTGGAATATCCATCTCTTTTGGGGGCCGTTGACGGCTGTTTCAAATCATTCTTCGTTTTTGATGTGAGTTATCCGAAGTCGTGTATCCAGATTTGGGATTTTCTCCAAACTGTGATATATGAAATCCCAGGAAACGAGTCACCCCCGATAAAATTAATGAGGGCACAGTTGGAGGCCATGGAAGAATAA
- the LOC116725432 gene encoding uncharacterized protein LOC116725432 isoform X1, with the protein MDEFVKQKLTEWKLSDLIPAFEAENIDEESFFLLDANCLTSLIPHLGPRLKFQRHFAKFLETSSPKTTEDADPTPHAELESGVSSVGRAAFNIREILSASPEGRPVVISLDGNQHISIRERRCMVRTLVSHLMDQYGENPSSDTKAILASSIVDQFPCLRDSHGTGYDAWFTRGRQHRPATGFLEERLRNVRKRHQPRKKMLSAPEAPPKRSSLPEPTISAERAIQMTEWLKNNFWPADQVVQYMRETAVYRAGWIRSSGTIPMQQIFAEFPRLLDTPGMILQDFAVLYPQSCGKLTENWNTLFSSKVIRMGKKEESGLLPEIELLPQDKQGDVALQLLPKLLSAVPYRVGRKVVRPSNLEVQQAFIDVQPIGTNMVEYLGSTATEHPRVLMLGDRYCCSQAFVVINGTALEYPSLLGAVDGCFKSFFVFDVSYPKSCIQIWDFLQTVIYEIPGNESPPIKLMRAQLEAMEE; encoded by the exons ATGGATGAGTTTGTAAAACAGAAGCTGACTGAATGGAAACTTTCTGACCTAATCCCTGCTTTTGAAG CTGAAAACATTGATGAAGAAAGCTTCTTTCTTTTGGATGCTAACTGCCTGACATCCCTGATTCCTCACCTTGGTCCTCGTCTGAAATTTCAACGTCATTTTGCAAAATTTCTCGAG ACATCTAGCCCTAAAACAACTGAAGATGCTGATCCTACACCACATGCTGAATTAGAGAGTGGAGTTTCTTCTGTTGGAAGAGCAGCATTT AACATCCGTGAGATCCTCAGTGCCTCCCCTGAAGGTAGACCTGTGGTTATCAGTCTTGATGGAAATCAGCATATATCCATTCGTGAAAGACGGTGCATGGTCAGAACACTTGTGTCACACCTGATGGATCAATATGGAGAAAA ccCATCTTCAGACACTAAAGCAATTCTGGCATCTTCGATTGTGGACCAGTTTCCATGTTTAAGAGACAGCCATGGCACAGGATAT gACGCCTGGTTTACCCGCGGAAGACAACACAGGCCAGCAACTGGCTTTCTGGAGGAGCGTCTCCGTAATGTAAGGAAAAGGCATCAACCAAGGAAGAAGATGCTTTCAGCCCCAGAAGCTCCACCAAAAAGATCAAGTTTGCCTG aacCAACCATCAGTGCTGAGCGTGCCATCCAGATGACAGAATGGCTAAAAAATAACTTCTGGCCCGCAGACCAGGTTGTCCAATACATGCGGGAAACTGCAGTATATCGCGCAGGATGGATCCGCTCAAGTGGGACAATCCCAATGCAGCAGATTTTTGCAGAGTTCCCACGTTTGTTGGACACACCAGGGATG ATTTTGCAGGACTTTGCCGTTTTATATCCACAGTCTTGTGGAAAACTGACAGAGAACTGGAACACCTTGTTCTCATCAAAGGTCATTCGCATGGGGAAGAAGGAGGAGAGCGGTCTTCTGCCTGAGATTGAGTTGCTTCCACAAG ACAAACAAGGTGACGTGGCACTGCAGCTGCTGCCAAAACTCCTCTCTGCTGTTCCCTACAGAGTTGGGCGAAAGGTGGTCAGACCCAGCAACCTTGAAGTCCAGCAAGCCTTCATTGATGTCCAGCCA ATTGGGACAAATATGGTGGAATATCTTGGAAGTACAGCAACAGAGCATCCACGTGTTCTCATGCTTGGGGACAGGTATTGTTGTTCCCAAGCATTTGTCGTCATAAATGGAACTGCTTTGGAATATCCATCTCTTTTGGGGGCCGTTGACGGCTGTTTCAAATCATTCTTCGTTTTTGATGTGAGTTATCCGAAGTCGTGTATCCAGATTTGGGATTTTCTCCAAACTGTGATATATGAAATCCCAGGAAACGAGTCACCCCCGATAAAATTAATGAGGGCACAGTTGGAGGCCATGGAAGAATAA
- the LOC116725432 gene encoding uncharacterized protein LOC116725432 isoform X3 yields MTSSPKTTEDADPTPHAELESGVSSVGRAAFNIREILSASPEGRPVVISLDGNQHISIRERRCMVRTLVSHLMDQYGENPSSDTKAILASSIVDQFPCLRDSHGTGYDAWFTRGRQHRPATGFLEERLRNVRKRHQPRKKMLSAPEAPPKRSSLPEPTISAERAIQMTEWLKNNFWPADQVVQYMRETAVYRAGWIRSSGTIPMQQIFAEFPRLLDTPGMILQDFAVLYPQSCGKLTENWNTLFSSKVIRMGKKEESGLLPEIELLPQDKQGDVALQLLPKLLSAVPYRVGRKVVRPSNLEVQQAFIDVQPIGTNMVEYLGSTATEHPRVLMLGDRYCCSQAFVVINGTALEYPSLLGAVDGCFKSFFVFDVSYPKSCIQIWDFLQTVIYEIPGNESPPIKLMRAQLEAMEE; encoded by the exons ATG ACATCTAGCCCTAAAACAACTGAAGATGCTGATCCTACACCACATGCTGAATTAGAGAGTGGAGTTTCTTCTGTTGGAAGAGCAGCATTT AACATCCGTGAGATCCTCAGTGCCTCCCCTGAAGGTAGACCTGTGGTTATCAGTCTTGATGGAAATCAGCATATATCCATTCGTGAAAGACGGTGCATGGTCAGAACACTTGTGTCACACCTGATGGATCAATATGGAGAAAA ccCATCTTCAGACACTAAAGCAATTCTGGCATCTTCGATTGTGGACCAGTTTCCATGTTTAAGAGACAGCCATGGCACAGGATAT gACGCCTGGTTTACCCGCGGAAGACAACACAGGCCAGCAACTGGCTTTCTGGAGGAGCGTCTCCGTAATGTAAGGAAAAGGCATCAACCAAGGAAGAAGATGCTTTCAGCCCCAGAAGCTCCACCAAAAAGATCAAGTTTGCCTG aacCAACCATCAGTGCTGAGCGTGCCATCCAGATGACAGAATGGCTAAAAAATAACTTCTGGCCCGCAGACCAGGTTGTCCAATACATGCGGGAAACTGCAGTATATCGCGCAGGATGGATCCGCTCAAGTGGGACAATCCCAATGCAGCAGATTTTTGCAGAGTTCCCACGTTTGTTGGACACACCAGGGATG ATTTTGCAGGACTTTGCCGTTTTATATCCACAGTCTTGTGGAAAACTGACAGAGAACTGGAACACCTTGTTCTCATCAAAGGTCATTCGCATGGGGAAGAAGGAGGAGAGCGGTCTTCTGCCTGAGATTGAGTTGCTTCCACAAG ACAAACAAGGTGACGTGGCACTGCAGCTGCTGCCAAAACTCCTCTCTGCTGTTCCCTACAGAGTTGGGCGAAAGGTGGTCAGACCCAGCAACCTTGAAGTCCAGCAAGCCTTCATTGATGTCCAGCCA ATTGGGACAAATATGGTGGAATATCTTGGAAGTACAGCAACAGAGCATCCACGTGTTCTCATGCTTGGGGACAGGTATTGTTGTTCCCAAGCATTTGTCGTCATAAATGGAACTGCTTTGGAATATCCATCTCTTTTGGGGGCCGTTGACGGCTGTTTCAAATCATTCTTCGTTTTTGATGTGAGTTATCCGAAGTCGTGTATCCAGATTTGGGATTTTCTCCAAACTGTGATATATGAAATCCCAGGAAACGAGTCACCCCCGATAAAATTAATGAGGGCACAGTTGGAGGCCATGGAAGAATAA